A single window of Pseudomonas lijiangensis DNA harbors:
- a CDS encoding phosphoglycolate phosphatase: MSGFEHLFAGKLPRLIMFDLDGTLVDSGPDLAVAVDKMLLELGRPPAGLESVRQWIGNGAPVLVRRALANDIDHSGVDDALAAQALEIFMQAYAEKHEFTVVYPGVRETLKWLQKMGVEMALITNKPERFVAPLLDEMKLGRFFRWIIGGDTLPQKKPDPAALFFVMKMTGIPASQSLFVGDSRSDVQAAKAAGVACVGLTYGYNHGRPIAEESPSLVIDDLRKLIPGCLDQDAEILLPDIQRPSLRDSIVVVTRKLWMKVIKALARWRWRA, encoded by the coding sequence ATGAGCGGCTTCGAGCATTTGTTTGCGGGCAAGCTGCCCAGGCTGATCATGTTCGATCTGGACGGGACCCTCGTGGATTCCGGGCCTGATCTGGCCGTGGCCGTCGACAAGATGCTGCTCGAACTCGGTCGCCCGCCGGCTGGCCTTGAGTCGGTCCGGCAATGGATCGGCAATGGCGCACCGGTACTGGTGCGTCGGGCGCTGGCCAATGACATTGATCACAGCGGTGTCGATGACGCCCTGGCCGCACAGGCGCTGGAAATCTTCATGCAGGCTTATGCCGAAAAACACGAATTCACCGTGGTCTACCCCGGCGTTCGTGAAACCCTGAAGTGGTTACAGAAGATGGGCGTCGAAATGGCCCTCATCACCAACAAGCCGGAGCGCTTCGTTGCTCCGCTGCTGGATGAAATGAAACTGGGACGTTTCTTTCGCTGGATCATCGGCGGCGACACCCTGCCACAGAAGAAACCGGACCCTGCGGCTCTGTTCTTCGTCATGAAAATGACCGGTATTCCGGCTTCCCAGTCACTGTTCGTCGGCGACTCTCGCTCCGATGTGCAGGCGGCCAAGGCAGCTGGCGTGGCCTGTGTCGGGCTGACCTATGGCTACAACCATGGCAGGCCCATCGCTGAAGAATCCCCGTCGCTGGTGATTGATGATCTGCGCAAGCTGATTCCCGGTTGCCTGGATCAGGACGCTGAGATACTGTTGCCCGATATTCAACGTCCCTCCCTTAGAGATTCCATCGTGGTGGTCACCCGCAAACTCTGGATGAAAGTCATCAAGGCCCTGGCCCGTTGGCGTTGGCGCGCCTGA